A single window of Lytechinus variegatus isolate NC3 chromosome 8, Lvar_3.0, whole genome shotgun sequence DNA harbors:
- the LOC121420815 gene encoding low-density lipoprotein receptor-related protein 4-like has translation MKCRIERANFDGSDRELLTEDTHYPLGIAVDGVNRKLFWKEQFVVKSSDLNGENKMIIAESNGSAASCIFYYQRGIGDSVILFTDYKNNMVQSVRPDGSDQKVLFRWPASRVKHIAVYDSTIYFTTNNGAGGLGEVPLSNLTAVRVVETFRVRGSDGYRTDATVDIKDIHIYNMTMVTQPSSQWASV, from the exons ATGAAATGCCGTATCGAGCGAGCAAACTTTGATGGGAGCGATCGGGAACTTTTGACAGAAGATACCCATTACCCCCTTGGGATAGCTGTAGATGGAGTGAATAG gaaattgtTTTGGAAGGAACAGTTTGTTGTGAAGTCATCGGATCTGAACGGAGAGAATAAGATGATAATAGCGGAATCGAACGGTTCAGCAGCAAGTTGTATATTCTACTATCAGAGAGGAATCGGAG ACTCTGTGATCCTGTTTACCGATTACAAGAATAACATGGTTCAATCTGTTAGGCCAGATGGAAGTGACCAAAAGGTATTGTTCCGATGGCCTGCAAGTCGCGTAAAGCACATCGCCGTCTACGACTCCACCATCTATTTCACGACCAATAATGGTGCAGGTGGCCTCGGGGAAGTCCCCCTGTCGAACTTGACAGCAGTGAGGGTCGTGGAGACTTTTCGCGTCAGAGGAAGCGATGGGTATAGGACTGACGCCACCGTGGATATCAAGGACATTCACATCTATAATATGACCATGGTGACCCAACCATCATCACAGTGGGCTAgcgtttaa